Proteins encoded by one window of Pseudonocardia alni:
- the whiA gene encoding DNA-binding protein WhiA — translation MFDLERVTAELHRELGAVREERPGVRHAGLVTQLRLAGEVGVRDGRTTIHAEFDAPAPALRMRSELGALHGRGGLRAEVVTGGGAILRYQVRVTAPGTDLARATGLVDRTGRPVLGLPPAVVAAGSAVAAGVWRGALIARGRVVRPAGRVRLVVTCPGPAVVLALVGAARGLGVLAAPQETVSEHRVVVRDPESAEALLRSVGAPGVAEVLSRVPVAPRGATTADGSLQTVNARRAATAAAATTERVRAALRALGDDVAPHLRETALLRLEHPSLSLAELGRLADPPLTKDTVAGRLRRLVRLSGVAGPDDD, via the coding sequence GTGTTCGACCTGGAGCGCGTGACCGCAGAGCTGCACCGTGAACTCGGCGCGGTCCGCGAGGAACGCCCCGGTGTCCGGCATGCCGGGCTCGTCACCCAGCTGCGTCTGGCGGGGGAGGTCGGCGTCCGCGACGGCAGGACGACGATCCACGCCGAGTTCGACGCCCCGGCCCCCGCGCTGCGGATGCGCTCCGAGCTCGGGGCGCTGCACGGTCGCGGCGGGCTGCGGGCCGAGGTCGTGACCGGCGGCGGGGCGATCCTGCGCTACCAGGTGCGGGTCACGGCGCCGGGGACCGACCTGGCCCGGGCGACGGGTCTGGTCGACCGGACCGGACGGCCGGTGCTCGGCCTGCCACCCGCCGTCGTCGCGGCGGGGTCCGCCGTCGCCGCCGGGGTGTGGCGCGGGGCGCTGATCGCGCGGGGCCGGGTCGTGCGGCCGGCCGGGCGGGTCCGCCTGGTCGTCACCTGCCCGGGTCCGGCCGTCGTGCTCGCACTGGTCGGAGCGGCCCGCGGGCTCGGGGTGCTGGCTGCGCCGCAGGAGACGGTGAGCGAGCACCGCGTCGTCGTGCGGGATCCGGAGAGCGCCGAAGCGCTGCTGCGCAGTGTCGGCGCGCCGGGTGTGGCCGAGGTGCTGAGCCGGGTCCCGGTCGCCCCGCGGGGCGCGACCACCGCGGACGGGTCGCTGCAGACGGTGAACGCCCGCCGGGCGGCGACGGCCGCCGCCGCGACGACCGAGCGGGTCCGGGCGGCGCTGCGCGCGCTCGGCGACGACGTCGCCCCTCACCTGCGGGAGACCGCGCTGCTGCGTCTGGAGCACCCCTCGCTGTCGCTGGCGGAGCTCGGCCGTCTCGCCGACCCGCCGCTGACGAAGGACACGGTCGCCGGGCGGCTGCGCAGGCTGGTCCGGCTCTCCGGTGTCGCCGGACCCGACGACGACTGA
- a CDS encoding ATP-grasp domain-containing protein — protein MPRSDSAAKNPEKGYVALLGWSLNAVEAIDRFDRRYVVVAPDWAEEYCKEHEIPYVPWNFERLNDRSMEIAETLQEMGVDVAIPLFEETVEWAGAINSVLLDNPRLFGQAMLLRDKALMKRRAQLGGIRVGIFEEAHDRDDIVRFLKRVNQTLLKLDGDPNDPIHIKAFDKAGCLGHRVVRTYEDIDNIPDEEFPLLMESHLDGWEFAVEAWVHNGKIKFLNISEYVTLGYSVFVPATPELEKYRPAITAQIEKLIKTFDIEFGFVHPEYFVTSDGEMYFGEVAYRPPGFKVFELLERSYGFNAYQGMVLAFDPKTTEEEIDAFFPKEVEGASGVAGCFGVYPRRRVVSSLQIPEETEDDDYYESHDLTSPVEETVTKRTAFGTHWGLLYFFGDDPYRMRDLLKKQEELDFYV, from the coding sequence ATGCCTCGGTCCGACTCAGCCGCCAAGAATCCAGAAAAGGGATACGTCGCACTTCTCGGGTGGAGTCTCAATGCGGTGGAGGCGATCGACCGCTTCGACCGCCGGTACGTCGTCGTGGCCCCGGACTGGGCCGAGGAGTACTGCAAGGAACACGAGATCCCGTACGTCCCGTGGAACTTCGAGCGGCTGAACGACCGATCGATGGAGATTGCGGAGACCTTGCAGGAGATGGGCGTCGACGTCGCCATCCCACTGTTCGAGGAAACCGTGGAATGGGCCGGCGCGATCAATTCCGTGCTGCTCGACAACCCGCGGCTGTTCGGGCAGGCGATGCTGCTCCGGGACAAGGCGCTGATGAAGCGTCGCGCACAGCTCGGCGGGATCCGGGTGGGCATCTTCGAAGAGGCCCACGACCGTGACGACATCGTCCGTTTCCTCAAGCGCGTCAACCAGACCCTGCTGAAGCTCGACGGTGACCCGAACGACCCGATCCACATCAAGGCGTTCGACAAGGCGGGCTGCCTCGGGCACCGCGTGGTGCGCACCTACGAGGACATCGACAACATCCCGGACGAGGAGTTCCCGCTCCTGATGGAGTCCCACCTCGACGGGTGGGAGTTCGCCGTCGAGGCGTGGGTGCACAACGGGAAGATCAAGTTCCTCAACATCTCCGAGTACGTCACCCTCGGCTACTCGGTGTTCGTGCCGGCGACCCCGGAGCTGGAGAAGTACCGGCCCGCGATCACCGCGCAGATCGAGAAGCTGATCAAGACCTTCGACATCGAGTTCGGCTTCGTCCACCCGGAGTACTTCGTCACCTCCGACGGCGAGATGTACTTCGGCGAGGTGGCCTACCGCCCGCCGGGCTTCAAGGTCTTCGAGCTGCTCGAGCGTTCCTACGGCTTCAACGCCTACCAGGGCATGGTGCTGGCCTTCGACCCGAAGACCACCGAGGAGGAGATCGACGCCTTCTTCCCGAAGGAGGTCGAGGGTGCCTCCGGCGTGGCCGGCTGCTTCGGCGTCTACCCGCGCCGCCGCGTCGTCAGCAGCCTGCAGATCCCCGAGGAGACCGAGGACGACGACTACTACGAGTCGCACGACCTCACGTCGCCGGTCGAGGAGACCGTGACGAAGAGGACCGCGTTCGGCACGCACTGGGGTCTGCTCTACTTCTTCGGGGACGACCCCTACCGGATGCGCGATCTGTTGAAGAAGCAGGAAGAACTCGATTTCTACGTCTGA